From the genome of Haemophilus parainfluenzae, one region includes:
- the mdh gene encoding malate dehydrogenase: protein MKVAVLGAAGGIGQALALLLKLQLPAESELALYDIAPVTPGVAKDVSHIPTAVKVEGFAGEDPTPALKGADVVLISAGVARKPGMDRSDLFNINAGIVRNLIEHVAKTCPKACVGIITNPVNTTVAIAAEVLKKAGVYDKRKLFGVTTLDVLRSETFVSELKGLNVSRTSVPVIGGHSGVTILPLLSQVQYAEWKEEEIAPLTKRIQNAGTEVVEAKAGGGSATLSMAQAAARFARSLVKGLSGETVVECTYVEGDGKYARFFAQPVRLGKEGVEEILPIGTLSKFEQDALEAMLPTLRADIELGEKFING, encoded by the coding sequence ATGAAAGTTGCAGTATTGGGCGCAGCAGGCGGTATTGGTCAAGCATTAGCCTTATTACTTAAATTACAATTACCCGCTGAAAGTGAATTAGCACTTTATGATATTGCACCAGTGACACCAGGTGTGGCTAAAGATGTGAGTCATATTCCAACAGCGGTGAAAGTAGAAGGTTTTGCGGGAGAAGATCCAACACCTGCACTTAAAGGTGCTGATGTCGTTTTAATTTCTGCAGGGGTTGCACGTAAACCGGGTATGGATCGTTCAGATCTTTTCAACATCAATGCGGGTATCGTGCGTAACTTAATTGAACATGTTGCAAAAACTTGTCCAAAAGCTTGTGTAGGTATTATCACCAACCCTGTGAATACGACTGTTGCGATTGCTGCAGAAGTATTGAAAAAAGCGGGTGTTTACGACAAACGTAAATTATTCGGTGTCACCACTTTAGACGTGTTACGTTCTGAAACATTCGTATCTGAATTAAAAGGCTTAAATGTTTCTCGTACAAGCGTACCGGTAATTGGCGGCCACTCAGGTGTGACGATTCTTCCATTACTTTCACAAGTTCAATATGCTGAGTGGAAAGAAGAGGAAATTGCACCATTAACAAAACGTATCCAAAATGCAGGTACTGAAGTGGTTGAAGCAAAAGCAGGTGGCGGTTCTGCGACACTTTCTATGGCTCAAGCTGCAGCACGTTTTGCGCGTTCATTAGTGAAAGGCTTAAGTGGCGAAACTGTGGTTGAATGTACTTATGTAGAAGGTGATGGTAAATACGCACGTTTCTTCGCTCAACCTGTACGTTTAGGTAAAGAAGGTGTAGAAGAAATTTTACCAATCGGTACCTTAAGCAAATTTGAACAAGACGCTTTAGAAGCAATGTTACCAACATTGCGTGCAGATATTGAATTAGGCGAAAAATTTATTAACGGTTAA
- the argR gene encoding transcriptional regulator ArgR, producing the protein MSDQLTKAFKELLHQERFASQSEIVDALKNQGFQSINQSKVSRMLSKFGAVRARNTKMEMVYCLPSELSVPATSSPLKNLVLDIDHNDFVIVIKTSPGAAQLIARLLDSIGKPEGILGTIAGDDTIFVTPTKETTIKSLLEQIQTLFESSL; encoded by the coding sequence ATGTCAGATCAATTAACAAAAGCATTTAAAGAACTGCTCCATCAAGAACGATTTGCTTCTCAGAGTGAAATCGTTGACGCCTTAAAAAACCAAGGATTTCAAAGCATTAACCAGTCTAAAGTTTCACGTATGTTAAGCAAATTTGGAGCGGTTCGTGCGAGAAATACTAAAATGGAAATGGTGTATTGCTTACCAAGCGAATTAAGTGTCCCCGCCACCAGTAGCCCATTAAAAAATTTGGTTTTGGATATTGATCACAATGATTTCGTTATCGTCATTAAAACCTCTCCGGGTGCTGCGCAGTTGATTGCCCGCTTATTGGATTCCATTGGTAAACCTGAAGGCATTTTAGGTACGATTGCTGGAGATGACACCATTTTTGTGACCCCCACAAAAGAGACAACCATCAAATCGCTTCTAGAGCAAATTCAAACGCTTTTTGAAAGCAGCCTATAA
- a CDS encoding TIGR01777 family oxidoreductase gives MNILLTGGTGFVGKALVEALLSRGDSVTVLTRSIEKAQAIFPEKTLQFLTALSTLKDLNEFDAVINLAGEPIFDKKWTVQQKEKLCQSRIDLTQQIVQLINQSKYPPVLISGSATGIYGNCGEDEITEDTNPSTQFTAQLCIDWENAAKQANTRVCLVRTGLVLSPKGGALAKILPLYRFGLGGKLGNGEQYWSWIALEDMVEGLLFLLDHNDCEGAFNFTAPHPVKNKTFNQLLGQALHRPCFAQVPQFLLTSLLGERACILLDSQNAYPKHLLDCGFTFQYSELSDYFHKIL, from the coding sequence ATGAATATCTTATTGACCGGTGGAACGGGATTTGTAGGAAAAGCTTTAGTTGAAGCGCTACTGTCACGTGGCGATAGTGTTACAGTACTGACTCGCTCCATTGAAAAAGCTCAAGCGATTTTTCCTGAAAAAACACTGCAATTTTTGACCGCACTTTCCACACTCAAAGACTTAAATGAATTTGATGCGGTCATTAATCTTGCCGGTGAACCAATCTTTGATAAAAAATGGACAGTTCAACAAAAAGAGAAACTTTGTCAAAGTCGCATTGATTTAACACAACAGATTGTTCAACTTATTAATCAAAGTAAATATCCCCCAGTCTTGATTTCAGGTTCTGCAACGGGAATTTATGGAAACTGTGGTGAAGATGAGATCACCGAAGACACAAATCCAAGTACTCAATTTACCGCTCAGCTTTGTATTGATTGGGAAAATGCAGCAAAACAAGCTAACACAAGAGTCTGTTTAGTGAGAACCGGATTAGTGCTTTCTCCAAAAGGCGGAGCTTTAGCAAAAATCCTTCCGCTCTATCGCTTCGGATTAGGCGGCAAATTAGGGAATGGTGAGCAATATTGGAGCTGGATTGCATTAGAGGACATGGTAGAAGGCCTTCTCTTCTTACTTGACCATAATGATTGTGAAGGTGCATTTAATTTTACTGCGCCACATCCTGTTAAAAACAAGACATTCAACCAATTATTAGGTCAAGCACTACATCGACCTTGTTTTGCTCAAGTGCCTCAATTTTTACTCACTTCTCTTCTCGGTGAACGCGCTTGCATTCTATTAGACAGTCAGAATGCCTATCCAAAACATTTGTTAGATTGCGGATTTACATTCCAATACTCAGAATTAAGTGATTACTTTCACAAAATACTTTAA
- the folC gene encoding bifunctional tetrahydrofolate synthase/dihydrofolate synthase — MNLKATSPLAEWLSYLENSHFKAIDLGLERIKLVAEELDLLNPAPYVITVGGTNGKGTTCRLLETILLNHGLRVGVYSSPHLLRYNERVRIQNQDLPDEMHTASFDFIEKHKTQSLTYFEFSTLSALHLFKQAKLDVVILEVGLGGRLDATNIVDNDLAVITSIDIDHTDFLGSTREEISFEKAGIFRANKPVVIGEPNVPQPMLEQAEKLHCYVSRRDVNWSFKANEQTWMWQSNKVRLENLPFCQIPLANAATALAAVEQLPFDISVETIKRSLIEVELVGRFQQLKGNQLEKLAERLNVPYSQLPKVIIDVGHNPHAAKYLAEKLTALKAQISGRIIAVCGMLKDKDAESVFTQLTSVIDQWYCVTLGGYRGQSGDDLNAKLTTVCPSAKSVSEDSVAEGVQSAVKEAGKNDIVLVFGSFHTVGEFLEYLA; from the coding sequence ATGAATTTAAAAGCCACTTCGCCACTCGCTGAGTGGCTTTCTTATTTGGAAAACAGTCACTTCAAAGCGATTGATTTAGGGCTAGAGCGTATTAAGTTAGTGGCAGAAGAACTGGACCTTTTGAATCCCGCACCTTATGTGATCACGGTAGGGGGCACAAATGGCAAAGGTACGACTTGCCGTTTGCTTGAAACCATTTTGTTAAATCATGGTTTGCGTGTGGGTGTGTATTCCTCACCTCATTTATTGCGTTATAACGAGCGGGTTCGTATTCAAAACCAAGACTTGCCGGATGAAATGCATACCGCTTCTTTTGATTTTATCGAAAAACATAAAACGCAGTCTCTCACTTATTTTGAATTTAGCACGTTGTCGGCTTTGCATTTATTTAAACAAGCGAAGCTTGATGTCGTGATTTTGGAAGTGGGGCTTGGTGGGCGTTTGGACGCAACGAATATTGTGGATAATGATCTGGCGGTTATCACCAGTATTGATATTGATCATACAGATTTTCTGGGTTCAACACGTGAAGAAATTAGCTTTGAAAAAGCGGGTATTTTTCGTGCGAATAAACCTGTTGTGATTGGCGAGCCAAATGTTCCGCAACCTATGTTAGAACAAGCGGAGAAATTACATTGCTACGTTTCACGCCGAGATGTTAATTGGTCGTTTAAAGCCAATGAGCAAACTTGGATGTGGCAGAGCAACAAAGTGCGGTTAGAAAATCTGCCATTTTGCCAAATTCCATTAGCCAATGCAGCAACCGCTTTGGCGGCTGTTGAGCAATTACCTTTTGATATTTCTGTCGAGACCATTAAACGTTCATTAATTGAAGTGGAATTAGTTGGTCGTTTCCAACAATTGAAAGGTAATCAGCTAGAAAAACTGGCAGAACGCTTGAATGTCCCTTATTCACAGTTACCAAAAGTGATTATCGATGTGGGGCATAATCCTCATGCGGCAAAATATTTAGCCGAAAAATTGACCGCACTTAAAGCACAGATTTCAGGTCGTATCATTGCCGTTTGCGGTATGTTAAAAGATAAAGATGCGGAGTCGGTGTTTACCCAACTTACTTCTGTTATTGACCAATGGTATTGTGTCACATTAGGCGGTTACCGTGGTCAATCTGGCGATGACCTAAATGCAAAATTAACAACAGTTTGCCCATCAGCAAAAAGTGTTTCTGAAGATTCTGTAGCTGAAGGTGTACAAAGTGCGGTTAAAGAAGCGGGTAAAAATGACATTGTGCTGGTATTTGGATCCTTCCACACGGTAGGGGAATTTTTAGAATATTTAGCTTAA
- the accD gene encoding acetyl-CoA carboxylase, carboxyltransferase subunit beta, whose translation MSWIDRIFSKGTSSSASRKANVPEGVWTKCTSCEQVLYGEEVKRNLYVCPKCGHHMRIDARERLLALLDEGSSQELSADLEPKDILKFKDLKKYKDRITAAQKETGEKDALITMTGTLYNMPIVVAASNFSFMGGSMGSVVGAKFVKAAEKAMELNCPFVCFSASGGARMQEALFSLMQMAKTSAVLAKMREKGVPFISVLTDPTLGGVSASFAMLGDVNIAEPKALIGFAGPRVIEQTVREKLPEGFQRSEFLLEKGAIDMIVKRSEMRSTLGNLLSKLTNQPSPFVEVEVVENA comes from the coding sequence ATGAGCTGGATTGATAGAATTTTTAGCAAAGGAACCTCTTCCTCTGCATCACGTAAAGCTAATGTACCAGAAGGGGTTTGGACAAAATGTACCTCTTGTGAACAAGTTCTTTACGGTGAAGAAGTAAAACGTAATTTATATGTTTGTCCAAAATGCGGTCATCATATGCGTATTGATGCTCGTGAGCGCCTTTTAGCCTTGTTAGATGAAGGTTCAAGCCAAGAATTATCGGCTGATTTAGAACCAAAAGATATTCTTAAATTTAAAGATTTAAAAAAATATAAAGATCGTATTACTGCTGCACAAAAAGAAACCGGTGAAAAAGATGCATTAATCACAATGACCGGTACACTTTACAATATGCCTATTGTTGTTGCTGCTTCAAACTTTAGCTTCATGGGCGGCTCAATGGGATCGGTTGTGGGTGCAAAATTTGTGAAAGCGGCGGAAAAAGCAATGGAATTAAATTGTCCGTTTGTTTGTTTCTCTGCGAGTGGTGGTGCACGTATGCAAGAAGCACTTTTCTCCTTAATGCAAATGGCGAAAACCAGTGCGGTGTTGGCAAAAATGCGTGAAAAAGGTGTGCCGTTTATTTCGGTATTAACCGACCCAACATTAGGTGGGGTATCTGCAAGTTTTGCCATGTTAGGTGATGTAAACATCGCCGAGCCAAAAGCATTAATTGGTTTTGCAGGCCCACGTGTTATCGAACAAACTGTACGTGAGAAATTACCAGAAGGCTTCCAACGTAGTGAATTCTTACTTGAGAAAGGGGCGATTGATATGATCGTGAAACGTTCAGAAATGCGTTCAACCCTTGGAAACCTTTTAAGCAAACTCACCAATCAACCTTCACCTTTTGTTGAAGTAGAAGTTGTTGAAAATGCCTAA
- the truA gene encoding tRNA pseudouridine(38-40) synthase TruA, whose protein sequence is MKIALGIEYNGKQYCGWQRQEKVRSVQEELEKALSFVANEKIEVFCAGRTDSGVHGTGQVVHFETTAVRPEKAWVFGTNANLPDDISVSWAKVVDDEFHARFSATARRYRYILYCNKLRSAILPEGITHCHLDLDEKKMHQAGQFLLGENDFSSFRAAQCQSNTPWRNVHHLNVVRKGQYIIVDIQANAFVHHMVRNIVGSLIEVGAGNQPVEWMKWLLEQKDRKLAAPTAKPEGLYLVNVIYPEKFAIPQKNLGPLFLEDNLI, encoded by the coding sequence ATGAAGATAGCCTTAGGTATTGAATATAACGGAAAACAGTATTGTGGCTGGCAGCGACAAGAGAAAGTGCGCAGTGTACAAGAAGAATTAGAAAAAGCGTTATCTTTCGTGGCAAATGAAAAAATTGAAGTGTTTTGTGCGGGCAGAACAGACTCTGGTGTACATGGCACAGGACAAGTGGTGCATTTTGAAACTACCGCTGTTCGCCCTGAAAAAGCTTGGGTATTTGGGACTAATGCAAATTTGCCTGATGACATTTCAGTGAGTTGGGCAAAAGTGGTGGATGATGAATTTCACGCCCGTTTTTCTGCAACCGCGCGTCGTTATCGCTATATCTTGTATTGCAATAAATTACGTTCAGCCATTTTGCCGGAAGGGATTACTCATTGCCATTTAGATTTAGACGAAAAGAAAATGCACCAAGCGGGGCAGTTCTTATTGGGTGAAAATGATTTTTCCTCTTTCCGCGCGGCACAATGTCAGTCGAATACCCCTTGGCGAAATGTGCATCATTTAAATGTCGTGCGAAAAGGGCAGTACATTATTGTGGATATTCAAGCTAATGCCTTTGTGCATCACATGGTGCGTAACATTGTAGGAAGCTTAATTGAAGTCGGTGCAGGCAATCAACCCGTTGAGTGGATGAAATGGTTGTTAGAACAAAAAGATCGTAAATTGGCCGCGCCAACAGCGAAACCAGAAGGCCTGTATTTAGTCAATGTGATTTATCCTGAAAAATTTGCGATTCCACAGAAAAATTTAGGACCATTGTTTTTAGAAGATAATCTCATCTGA
- the rplY gene encoding 50S ribosomal protein L25, with protein sequence MAFKFNAEVRQAQGKGASRRLRHNGQIPAIIYGGSEAPVSIILNHDELNNAQAHDSFYSDVITLVVEGKEVAVKVQAMQRHPFKPKLVHIDFKRA encoded by the coding sequence ATGGCATTTAAATTTAACGCTGAAGTTCGTCAAGCGCAAGGTAAGGGTGCGAGCCGCCGCCTGCGTCACAACGGTCAAATCCCTGCAATCATTTATGGTGGCAGCGAAGCACCTGTTTCAATCATCTTAAATCACGATGAATTAAACAACGCACAAGCTCACGATTCTTTCTATAGCGATGTAATCACTTTAGTGGTTGAAGGTAAAGAAGTTGCAGTGAAAGTTCAAGCAATGCAACGTCACCCATTCAAACCAAAATTGGTTCACATTGACTTCAAACGTGCTTAA